One Drosophila kikkawai strain 14028-0561.14 chromosome 3L, DkikHiC1v2, whole genome shotgun sequence genomic window carries:
- the Dscam2 gene encoding cell adhesion molecule Dscam2 isoform X8 yields MWISSRLFVIFLLLHIDTTCSEPFEAHLRGPGFVMEPPGRVEFSNSSGGWLDCSASGSPQPTIDWVHADGTAVTEIHGVRRVLRNGTLVLMPFAAAAYHQEVHNTIYRCIASNSVGRIVSRDVQVRAVVAQAYKVDVEVLSASRGCTAILRCVVPTFVKELVRVVSWVHEPAIYIYPSLQGDGKFHLLPTGELLIHNLQESDESQSFRCRSMHRLTRQVVVSSPTRLRINSHRGIISPSVVEHTAHVQVSQDEGAVLLCVAQGCPSPEYSWYTHNGAGPIPVLSGPRVRLLGPILAIEAVTGEDSGVYKCTAGNVGGEASAELRLTVATPIQVEISPNVLSVHMGGTAEFRCLVTSNGSPVGMQNILWYKDGRQLPSSNRVEDTLVVPRVGRENRGMYQCVVRRPEGDTFQATAELQLGDAPPALLYSFIEQTLQPGPAVSLKCSAAGNPTPQISWTLDGFPLPSNGRFMIGQYITVHGDVISHVNISHVMVEDGGEYACNAENRAGRVQHAARLNIYGLPYIRLIPKVTAVSGEQLNLKCPVAGYPIEEIHWERGGRELPDDIRQRVQPDGSLTISPVQKASDSGVYTCWARNKQGHSARRSGEVTVIVPPSIEPFAFQEGLAEGMRTRTVCGVSRGDAPLKLLWLKDGDPLPDLLGANVTMLDQYSSLLSIPSLSATHSGEYTCVAKNPAAEIKYTALLQVKVPPRWIVEPVDANVERNRHIMLHCQAQGVPTPSIVWKKATGSKSGEYEEVRERPFTKLLGNGSLLLQHVKEDREGFYLCQANNGIGTGIGKVIQLKVNSSPYFSSTSRSVMVKKGDTALLQCAVSGDKPINIVWMRSGKNTLNPSTNYKISVKQEATPDGVSAELQIRTVDATDSGPYFCRASNLYGNDQQLVQLQVQEPPLPPSVLEAAMISSRSVNLKWQPKSLGTGDVTKYLVEFREADPLFVEQWQQIEVKDPPTFNAMVENLKPATRYAFRVIAEGSAGRSAPSQELVVRTEPQRPAGPPLNLSARPLSSTELLISWVAPLPELRHGDIQGYNVGYKLASSGNTAYNFTSVSGDGDGGNGELLLSGLAKFARYTVVVQAFNQVGPGPLSEPTASQTLEDVPSRPPEDVRCAALSSQSLQVSWQPPPIYHTNGLLQGYKLIFEPIIDDIQPSKDEVESRKTTALTMVLTGLRKYTNYSIQVLAHTRMGDGVLSKPLYCHSEEDVPEAPADIKVVSSSSQSLYISWLAPSEPNGVITKYSLYTRVVNGREELNNEKRSLPSQQAYYEAKGLHPHMEYQFWVTASTRVGEGKSSRVASQITTNRVPARIISFGGQVVRPFRSTVTMPCTAVGKPKRDWFKGDEVVRQGSLHNSQMLDSGDLIISNLELEDSGNYSCQVDNGIGTDRLTHMLLVQVPPTAPTLYVTSATSSSILMHWKCGFTGNAPITGYTLFYRRTNGNTEEMQLSRHASSHELKGLVCGSTYQVYMSAQNKVGTSPSSTMLHVRTQGQSPGQPASTALLAPNSTSLLVRLHSWPDNGCPLLYFVLQYRAITEDNDQDWVLVSNALKPQRRVVVNNLRPSTLYHLRMEAHNVAGVSQAEFSFATLTKEGDPPPADVVHRGHRGPTVILGNINLLIPSIAAFSGMICTIIMVIVCYRHMLKNAQQPIAEQSTHIQKESLENRANSEAAQRERYYATIHKVSMQNNDKIPETSEDISPYATFQLSEAGGNMSQPHHGGPANTLLHSFMYHERALAEGCSSPPPAASKNRRRHSRKTEPESEESESDQDQLTSSRTESSNQHEGKIKHNSRLIQHFPNHNISITYL; encoded by the exons ATACCACCTGCAGTGAACCTTTCGAGGCGCACCTACGCGGTCCCGGCTTCGTGATGGAGCCCCCGGGCCGCGTTGAGTTCTCCAACTCATCGGGCGGCTGGCTGGATTGCTCAGCCTCCGGGAGTCCACAGCCGACGATCGATTGGGTGCATGCAGATGGAACGGCGGTGACTGAAATACATGGAGTGCGGAGGGTACTGCGTAACGGTACGCTCGTCCTGATGCCCTTTGCGGCGGCCGCCTATCACCAGGAGGTGCACAACACCATATACCGGTGCATTGCCAGCAATTCGGTGGGCCGCATCGTCTCCCGGGACGTGCAAGTCCGTGCTG TCGTGGCCCAGGCCTACAAAGTGGATGTGGAGGTGCTATCAGCGTCGCGCGGCTGCACCGCCATCCTGCGCTGCGTGGTGCCCACGTTCGTCAAGGAATTGGTACGAGTGGTCTCCTGGGTTCATGAACCCGCTATCTACATCTATCCCTCGCTGCAAGGCG ACGGCAAATTCCATTTGCTGCCCACCGGCGAGCTGCTCATCCACAATCTGCAGGAGAGCGATGAGTCGCAGTCCTTCCGCTGCCGCAGCATGCACCGTCTCACCCGCCAGGTGGTCGTCAGCTCACCCACTCGGCTGCGTATTAATT CGCATCGCGGCATCATTTCGCCGAGCGTGGTGGAGCACACGGCTCATGTGCAGGTGTCACAGGATGAGGGCGCGGTGCTGCTGTGCGTTGCCCAGGGCTGTCCTTCGCCCGAATACAG CTGGTACACCCACAACGGAGCCGGTCCCATTCCCGTGCTGAGTGGACCTCGTGTGCGACTCCTTGGCCCCATCCTGGCGATTGAGGCCGTGACCGGTGAGGATTCCGGCGTCTACAAGTGCACCGCCGGCAATGTGGGTGGCGAGGCCAGTGCCGAGCTCCGTCTAACGGTGGCCACGCCCATCCAGGTGGAAATCTCGCCCAACGTGCTCAGCGTCCATATGGGCGGCACAGCGGAGTTCCGCTGCCTGGTGACCAGCAATGGCAGTCCGGTGGGCATGCAGAATATTCTGTGGTACAAGGATGGACGCCAACTGCCCTCATCGAACCGCGTCGAGGACACGCTGGTGGTGCCCCGGGTGGGTCGCGAGAACCGCGGCATGTATCAGTGCGTGGTTCGGCGTCCTGAGGGTGACACGTTCCAGGCCACCGCAGAGTTGCAATTGGGAG ATGCCCCGCCAGCCCTGCTGTACAGCTTCATCGAGCAGACCCTGCAGCCGGGCCCAGCTGTGAGCCTCAAGTGCTCTGCTGCCGGCAATCCTACGCCGCAAATTTCATGGACACTGGACGGATTTCCGCTGCCATCAAACGGAAG ATTTATGATCGGACAATACATCACAGTGCATGGCGATGTAATTAGTCATGTTAACATAAGCCACGTCATGGTCGAGGATGGCGGCGAGTACGCCTGCAACGCCGAAAATCGGGCAGGACGAGTGCAGCATGCGGCCCGCTTGAATATTTATG GTCTTCCGTATATTCGACTGATACCGAAGGTGACCGCCGTCTCCGGCGAGCAACTGAATCTGAAGTGCCCTGTGGCCGGCTATCCCATCGAGGAGATCCACTGGGAGCGCGGCGGGCGGGAGCTGCCGGATGACATACGGCAACGGGTCCAGCCGGACGGCTCGCTGACCATCAGTCCGGTGCAGAAAGCCTCCGACTCTGGCGTTTACACGTGCTGGGCGAGGAACAAGCAGGGTCACAGCGCCCGGCGGAGTGGCGAGGTGACGGTCATAG TGCCACCGAGCATAGAGCCGTTCGCCTTCCAGGAGGGCCTGGCCGAGGGCATGCGGACGAGGACCGTCTGCGGTGTCTCCCGGGGCGATGCGCCTCTGAAACTGCTCTGGCTGAAGGACGGAGATCCGCTGCCGGACCTCCTGGGCGCCAATGTCACCATGTTAGACCAGTACAGCTCCCTGCTGAGCATTCCGTCGCTATCTGCCACGCATTCCGGCGAGTACACGTGCGTGGCCAAGAATCCGGCCGCCGAGATCAAGTATACGGCCCTGTTGCAGGTCAAAG TGCCGCCCCGCTGGATCGTTGAACCTGTGGACGCGAATGTGGAGCGAAATCGCCACATAATGCTGCACTGCCAGGCCCAAGGTGTTCCCACGCCCAGCATAGTGTGGAAGAAGGCCACAG GCAGTAAATCTGGAGAATACGAGGAGGTCCGGGAGCGTCCCTTCACCAAACTCCTGGGCAATGGCTCCTTGTTGCTGCAACACGTTAAGGAGGATCGCGAGGGCTTCTACCTGTGTCAGGCCAACAATGGCATCGGCACCGGCATCGGAAAGGTCATCCAGCTGAAAGTGAACT CCTCGCCGTACTTCTCCTCCACTTCCCGGTCGGTGATGGTGAAAAAGGGTGACACAGCCCTGCTCCAGTGTGCCGTAAGTGGCGACAAGCCGATAAACATCGTGTGGATGCGCTCGGGCAAGAACACCCTGAACCCGTCGACCAATTACAA GATCTCAGTCAAGCAGGAGGCCACGCCGGACGGAGTCTCTGCGGAGCTGCAGATCCGCACGGTGGATGCCACCGACAGTGGTCCATACTTCTGCCGGGCAAGCAATCTCTATGGCAACGACCAGCAGCTGGTGCAGCTTCAAGTCCAGGAGCCGCCGCTGCCTCCGAGTGTCCTGGAGGCGGCCATGATAAGCAGCCGGTCGGTGAATCTCAAGTGGCAGCCCAAGTCCCTGGGCACTGGCGATGTGACCAAATATCTGGTGGAGTTTCGTGAGGCAGATC CTCTTTTCGTAGAACAGTGGCAACAGATCGAGGTCAAGGATCCGCCCACCTTTAATGCCATGGTGGAGAACCTTAAGCCAGCCACTCGCTATGCTTTCCGGGTAATTGCAGAAGGCTCTGCCGGACGCAGTGCACCTAGCCAGGAGCTGGTTGTTCGCACTGAGCCCCAGAGACCGGCAGGACCACCGCTCAATCTCTCGGCCAGGCCTTTGTCTTCCACGGAGCTGCTTATCAGTTGGGTGGCTCCGCTGCCGGAACTGCGACATGGCGATATCCAGGGTTATAATGTGGGCTACAAGCTGGCCAGTTCAGGCAATACGGCGTATAATTTCACCTCCGTGTCGGGGGATGGCGATGGGGGTAATGGTGAATTGCTGCTCAGTGGATTGGCCAAATTTGCACGCTATACCGTGGTGGTGCAGGCATTCAACCAAGTGGGACCAGGACCTCTGTCGGAACCCACAGCGTCGCAGACTTTAGAAGATG TTCCCAGTCGGCCACCAGAGGATGTGCGTTGTGCCGCTCTCTCCTCCCAGTCCCTTCAGGTGTCCTGGCAACCTCCGCCAATTTACCATACAAATGGCCTTCTCCAAGGCTATAAATTGATATTTGAGCCCATCATTGATGACATTCAGCCCAGCAAGGACGAGGTGGAGTCCCGTAAGACGACAGCTCTCACCATGGTGCTGACAGGTCTGCGGAAGTACACCAACTACAGCATCCAGGTGCTGGCCCACACTCGCATGGGAGACGGAGTCCTCTCAAAACCCCTGTATTGCCACAGCGAAGAGGATGTTCCCGAAGCGCCGGCGGACATTAAGGTGGTGTCCAGCTCATCGCAGTCCCTGTACATCTCCTGGCTGGCGCCGTCGGAACCCAACGGTGTAATCACCAAGTACAGTCTTTACACTCGCGTGGTGAACGGTCGCGAGGAGCTGAACAACGAGAAGCGGAGCCTGCCATCGCAACAGGCTTATTACGAGGCGAAGGGCTTGCATCCTCACATGGAGTACCAGTTTTGGGTGACAGCCAGCACACGGGTGGGCGAGGGCAAGAGCTCTCGGGTGGCCTCGCAGATCACTACCAACCGAGTGCCGGCGAGGATTATTTCCTTTGGTGGTCAGGTGGTGCGTCCCTTCCGGTCCACTGTCACCATGCCCTGCACGGCGGTGGGCAAACCCAAGAGGGACTGGTTCAAGGGCGATGAGGTTGTTCGTCAGGGAAGCCTCCACAACTCCCAGATGCTGGACAGCGGCGATCTGATCATATCCAATCTGGAACTAGAGGACAGCGGCAACTACAGCTGCCAAGTGGACAATGGCATTGGAACCGATAGACTTACACACATGCTCCTGGTTCAAGTGCCGCCCACAGCACCGACTCTCTACGTGACCAGCGCCACCTCGAGCAGCATATTGATGCACTGGAAGTGTGGTTTTACGGGCAATGCACCCATCACTGGCTACACGCTCTTCTACAGGAGGACGAATGGCAATACGGAGGAAATGCAACTTTCGCGGCATGCTTCGAGCCATGAGCTAAAGGGTTTGGTATGCGGGAGCACCTACCAGGTTTATATGAGTGCCCAGAATAAGGTGGGAACGTCGCCCTCGAGCACCATGCTCCATGTGCGCACTCAGGGTCAGTCTCCGGGTCAGCCTGCCTCTACAGCTCTGCTGGCTCCCAACTCCACTTCGCTTTTGGTGCGATTGCACTCCTGGCCGGACAATGGCTGCCCGCTATTGTACTTTGTCCTGCAGTACCGAGCAATCACCGAAGATAATGATCAGGATTGGGTTTTAG TATCCAATGCTCTGAAGCCACAGCGTCGCGTGGTGGTTAACAATCTGCGACCTTCGACTCTGTACCACCTTCGCATGGAAGCTCACAATGTGGCTGGTGTGTCGCAGGCGGAGTTCTCCTTTGCCACTCTCACCAAGGAGGGTGATCCTCCGCCAGCGGATGTGGTGCATCGTGGCCACCGAGGACCAACTGTGATACTAGGAAACATCAACCTGCTCATCCCGAGCATTGCAGCATTCTCCGGAATGATCTGCACCATTATCATGGTCATCGTCTGCTATCGTCACA TGCTAAAAAATGCACAACAACCGATTGCAGAGCAAAGTACACATATCCAAAAGGAATCCTTGGAGAACAGGGCCAACTCGGAGGCTGCTCAGAGGGAGCGCTACTATGCCACCATTCACAAGGTGTCTATGCAGAATAATGACAAGATTCCAG AAACCTCCGAGGACATCTCGCCGTATGCCACCTTCCAGCTATCGGAGGCTGGAGGCAATATGTCACAGCCACATCATGGCGGACCGGCCAATACGCTGCTCCACTCGTTCATGTACCACGAGCGGGCTTTGGCCGAGGGCTGCTCGTCGCCACCACCAGCCGCG TCCAAGAACCGGAGGCGTCACTCGCGAAAGACGGAACCGGAGAGCGAGGAATCGGAGTCGGATCAGGACCAGCTGACCTCCAGTCGCACCGAGTCTTCCAATCAGCACGAGGGCAAGATCAAGCACA ACTCTAGACTTATACAACACTTTCCAAACCACAATATATCGATTACATATCTGTAG